In the Bacillus shivajii genome, one interval contains:
- a CDS encoding ArsR/SmtB family transcription factor: MTAAPKHDVFQAIADPSRRKILQLLAEKERPISEISEHFPITRTAVVKHLTILSEAELVKSEKLGREKWFSLQPEPLRKVKDWVAYYEQFWENKLSMLKHFVEESENENELAERKKKK; this comes from the coding sequence CACCTAAACACGATGTTTTTCAAGCGATCGCCGATCCGTCGCGTCGGAAGATTCTTCAACTTCTTGCCGAAAAAGAACGTCCAATAAGCGAAATTAGTGAGCACTTTCCGATAACGAGAACAGCGGTTGTTAAACATTTGACGATCCTTTCTGAAGCGGAACTCGTGAAATCTGAAAAGCTTGGACGTGAAAAGTGGTTTTCACTACAGCCAGAGCCACTTAGAAAAGTGAAAGACTGGGTCGCATATTACGAACAGTTTTGGGAAAATAAGCTTTCGATGCTTAAGCATTTTGTTGAAGAGAGCGAAAATGAAAATGAGCTTGCAGAACGCAAGAAAAAGAAATGA
- a CDS encoding YihY/virulence factor BrkB family protein — protein MKAIKLLYKRFRDHRLIDLAAQCAYYLLLSLFPFLIFSVTLLSYLPFTFQDLYEFIKVDYIPPDVLAVVEDQWDVITGEHNTGLLSLGAVFTLWTASLALNSILRSLNLSYHVTEMRSMLLSRFMSILLTIGLLLVVVAAFVFQVIGDRFSEYLAFSIPLLDGAFFRWLLSFVILFVVFSVLYLIGPNIRLHVREVYIGALFAAIGWHITSLGFSFYLDNFANYSATYGTIGTVIALMVWFHASSLLILLGGEINAMIKEDDI, from the coding sequence ATGAAAGCAATCAAGCTATTATATAAAAGGTTTCGCGATCATCGTTTGATCGATTTAGCTGCACAATGCGCGTATTATTTACTGTTATCGTTGTTCCCGTTTCTTATTTTTTCCGTTACATTGTTATCCTACTTACCTTTTACATTTCAGGATTTATATGAATTTATTAAAGTCGATTACATTCCTCCTGATGTGTTAGCAGTTGTTGAAGATCAATGGGATGTTATTACAGGTGAGCATAATACAGGTCTACTCTCTTTAGGGGCTGTTTTCACTTTATGGACGGCTTCTCTCGCATTGAATTCGATTTTGCGTTCATTGAACCTATCCTATCATGTCACAGAAATGCGCAGTATGCTTTTATCCCGCTTCATGTCCATTTTACTTACAATCGGCTTACTGCTTGTTGTAGTTGCTGCCTTTGTTTTTCAAGTAATTGGTGACCGTTTCAGTGAATACTTAGCGTTTTCAATCCCATTACTTGATGGAGCTTTCTTCCGCTGGTTACTTAGCTTTGTGATTTTATTTGTCGTTTTTTCGGTCTTATATTTAATCGGGCCAAATATTCGCCTGCATGTTCGTGAAGTATATATTGGTGCTCTGTTTGCTGCAATTGGTTGGCATATTACATCACTTGGCTTTTCATTTTACCTCGACAATTTTGCAAACTACTCAGCAACGTATGGAACAATCGGTACGGTCATAGCGTTGATGGTTTGGTTTCACGCCTCATCACTACTCATTTTACTTGGGGGAGAAATCAATGCGATGATCAAAGAGGATGATATTTAA